One part of the Clostridia bacterium genome encodes these proteins:
- the prmC gene encoding peptide chain release factor N(5)-glutamine methyltransferase encodes MTVREALALSERITERPDARLLMMHVLNTDAAGLISKYRDELSDKKRDDFFSAVRRCADGEPSAYITGRRGFYGLDFIVTPDVLIPRQETEQLVERALEHIPYDAPCRVLDLCTGSGCVGLSIAHERPLASVALCDVSEGALNVAKRNSQALGLNADFILGDVRTLELSPESFDVIVSNPPYIKDGYRDMLERKVRDHEPPLALFGGEDGLMFYNMITRRFKDALSHGGVMLFESGDECGGKKICESIVKIFNENGYKDARMYADLSGNMRIISARNE; translated from the coding sequence GTGACGGTAAGAGAGGCGCTTGCGCTTTCGGAGCGCATTACGGAAAGGCCGGACGCGCGCCTGCTTATGATGCATGTTTTAAATACGGATGCGGCGGGTCTCATAAGTAAATACCGCGACGAGCTTTCGGATAAGAAAAGGGACGACTTTTTTTCGGCGGTGCGGCGCTGCGCCGACGGCGAGCCTTCGGCGTATATAACGGGGAGGCGGGGTTTTTACGGTCTTGATTTTATCGTAACGCCCGATGTGCTTATCCCGCGTCAGGAAACGGAGCAGCTTGTGGAGCGAGCGCTTGAACATATACCTTATGACGCGCCCTGCCGCGTGCTTGACCTTTGTACGGGAAGCGGATGCGTCGGCCTTTCGATAGCGCACGAAAGACCGCTTGCAAGCGTCGCGCTTTGCGACGTGTCCGAAGGCGCGCTGAATGTTGCAAAAAGAAATTCGCAGGCGCTTGGGCTTAATGCCGATTTTATCCTGGGCGACGTAAGAACGCTCGAGCTTTCGCCCGAAAGCTTCGATGTTATAGTGTCGAATCCGCCGTATATTAAAGACGGATACCGCGATATGCTTGAACGTAAGGTCAGGGATCATGAGCCGCCGCTCGCGCTTTTCGGCGGAGAAGACGGGCTTATGTTCTATAATATGATCACGCGCCGCTTTAAGGATGCGCTCTCGCACGGAGGCGTTATGCTTTTTGAGAGCGGCGACGAATGCGGCGGAAAAAAGATATGCGAAAGCATAGTAAAAATATTTAACGAAAACGGATATAAGGATGCGCGCATGTACGCCGATCTGTCAGGCAATATGCGGATAATCAGCGCGCGCAATGAATGA
- a CDS encoding sugar O-acetyltransferase encodes MELKDFLSAMNEGREVDAGSELHLFMHQLSEEAQRITAELNSSFHTAVEIRGLMRRLTLTEIDDTFTMFPPFYTDCGKNIHIGKNVFINSGCSFQDQGGITIGDGSLIGHNVVLATLNHAEDPKKRANLLPSPITIGRDVWIGSNSTVLSGVTIGDGSIVAAGAVVTRDVPPMTIVGGVPARVIRKVKKD; translated from the coding sequence ATGGAACTTAAGGATTTTTTGTCTGCAATGAACGAGGGGCGCGAAGTTGATGCGGGAAGCGAGCTCCACCTTTTTATGCACCAGCTTTCCGAAGAGGCGCAGAGGATAACGGCAGAGCTTAACTCCTCGTTCCACACAGCCGTGGAGATACGCGGCCTTATGCGCCGTCTTACGCTCACCGAGATAGACGACACCTTTACGATGTTTCCGCCGTTTTATACTGACTGCGGTAAAAATATACATATAGGAAAGAACGTATTTATAAATTCAGGATGCAGTTTTCAGGATCAGGGCGGCATAACCATAGGCGACGGCTCGCTTATCGGGCACAATGTGGTGCTTGCCACGCTAAACCACGCCGAAGACCCAAAAAAGCGCGCAAATCTTCTTCCCTCTCCAATAACGATAGGGCGCGACGTTTGGATAGGCTCAAATTCAACCGTTCTTTCAGGCGTTACGATAGGCGACGGCAGCATCGTTGCTGCAGGAGCCGTAGTTACGCGCGATGTGCCGCCCATGACAATTGTCGGCGGCGTACCCGCGAGGGTCATAAGAAAAGTTAAAAAAGATTAA
- a CDS encoding lactate utilization protein: protein MDVTVLKENLEALGYDVSLFDTKEMAAGYLRSKIQNKCVGFGGSVTLEEMGLYEKLKENNEVLWHWRVPEGESVKNMRMKANAADIYISSVNAVSEAGEIVNIDGTCNRVAAMLYGHEKVYFVLGENKVEKGLEDAIARARNVAAPKNAARMSLKTPCAAKADRCYDCKSPDRICKALCVMWQKPIGGNYEVVLIKESLGY from the coding sequence ATGGATGTGACCGTTTTAAAAGAAAATCTGGAAGCTTTGGGATACGATGTATCGCTTTTTGATACAAAGGAGATGGCGGCCGGCTATCTTAGAAGTAAGATACAAAATAAATGTGTGGGCTTCGGAGGCTCTGTTACGCTTGAAGAAATGGGACTTTATGAAAAGCTTAAAGAGAATAACGAGGTGCTTTGGCACTGGCGCGTGCCCGAGGGCGAAAGCGTTAAAAATATGCGCATGAAAGCAAATGCGGCCGATATCTATATCTCTTCGGTGAACGCCGTGTCCGAGGCGGGCGAGATAGTAAACATAGACGGCACGTGCAACCGCGTTGCCGCCATGCTCTACGGTCACGAAAAGGTATATTTCGTGCTTGGTGAAAACAAAGTCGAAAAAGGCCTTGAGGACGCGATAGCGCGGGCAAGAAACGTGGCCGCGCCGAAGAACGCGGCGCGCATGAGTTTAAAAACGCCGTGCGCAGCAAAGGCCGACCGCTGCTATGACTGCAAAAGCCCCGACAGGATATGCAAGGCGCTGTGCGTCATGTGGCAAAAGCCCATAGGCGGCAATTATGAAGTGGTATTGATCAAAGAAAGCCTAGGATATTAA
- a CDS encoding DUF1385 domain-containing protein, translated as MMRGPERMAYVIRKPDNTFAQKVESLKGGLKERMPVFKLPFIRGVYAFIDSLVSGIGAINYSASFFEELDDPDYKPSKFETFMEEKLGDKIGGILMAVSLVLGLAVALGLFVVLPTFLVGTVGESFPVVGKNLLEGMVRLVIFILYIWAVSKTPDIKRVFMYHGAEHKTIFCYEHKEKPTVENVKKYPRFHPRCGTSFLLIVMIISIIVFSFLRWDNLLQRSLCRILLMPVVMALSYEVIRLAGKYDNLATRIISAPGLWLQRLTTKEPDPDMIEVAIRAINLVREDLTDDEKEELLIMPEPKKKEGAERPPDGEADEAAADAGEAASETAEADEADADTAEANAAEADEATPDAPEDGGR; from the coding sequence ATGATGCGCGGTCCCGAGCGCATGGCGTATGTCATAAGAAAGCCGGACAATACGTTTGCGCAGAAGGTAGAGTCTTTAAAGGGCGGCCTGAAGGAACGTATGCCCGTATTCAAGCTGCCGTTCATACGCGGCGTCTATGCTTTTATAGATTCGCTCGTGAGCGGTATAGGCGCTATAAATTATTCGGCTTCGTTTTTTGAGGAGCTCGACGACCCGGATTATAAGCCGTCAAAGTTTGAGACGTTCATGGAGGAAAAGCTGGGCGATAAGATTGGCGGCATACTTATGGCGGTGTCGCTCGTTTTGGGACTTGCAGTTGCGCTGGGGCTTTTTGTCGTTTTGCCCACGTTCCTTGTCGGTACGGTGGGGGAGAGCTTTCCTGTGGTGGGCAAGAACCTGCTTGAGGGCATGGTGCGGCTGGTGATATTCATCCTCTACATTTGGGCAGTGTCGAAAACGCCTGATATCAAGCGCGTTTTCATGTATCACGGCGCGGAGCATAAAACAATATTCTGTTATGAGCATAAAGAAAAACCGACGGTGGAAAACGTAAAGAAATATCCGCGTTTTCACCCGAGATGCGGCACAAGCTTTCTGCTTATAGTAATGATAATCAGCATAATCGTGTTCTCGTTCTTAAGGTGGGACAACCTTCTTCAAAGGAGCCTTTGCCGAATACTTTTGATGCCGGTCGTTATGGCGTTAAGCTATGAGGTGATACGTCTTGCCGGCAAGTATGATAATTTGGCTACGCGCATAATATCCGCGCCGGGGCTTTGGCTTCAAAGGCTTACGACGAAGGAGCCCGACCCGGATATGATAGAAGTGGCGATACGCGCCATAAATCTTGTAAGAGAAGACCTTACCGATGATGAAAAAGAAGAGCTTCTTATAATGCCGGAGCCGAAGAAAAAGGAAGGCGCAGAGAGACCGCCCGACGGCGAAGCTGACGAAGCGGCGGCAGACGCGGGCGAAGCAGCATCCGAAACCGCCGAAGCCGACGAAGCCGATGCAGACACAGCCGAAGCCAATGCAGCCGAAGCCGACGAAGCGACGCCGGACGCGCCGGAGGACGGCGGACGGTGA
- the recA gene encoding recombinase RecA, producing MDPNKQKVLDTVISQLDKTYGKGTVIKMSEDRVEDVEVIPTGSLTIDLALGRGGIPRGRITEIYGPESSGKTTVALHILASAQKQGGIVAFIDAEHALDPEYASAIGVDMDSLLVSQPDSGEQAFEIVEALVRSNAIDAIVIDSVAALVSNAELDGDMGDTHVGRHARMMSQALKKLAGYINKANVAVIFINQLRQKIGVVYGNPEVTTGGMALKFYSSVRLDVRRGEPIKSGSEVIGNRTRVKVVKSKISAPYREAEFDMIYGKGISREGELLDIAEKLGIVIKGGSWYSYGELRLGQGRDNAKEYIKSNPELYAEIEKKVMADPEALKNISSPKKGAKKAGSKKGAEVSVDISADDDE from the coding sequence ATGGATCCCAATAAACAGAAGGTGCTTGATACTGTAATAAGCCAGCTTGACAAGACATACGGCAAAGGTACGGTAATAAAAATGAGCGAGGACAGAGTGGAGGACGTTGAGGTGATACCCACGGGCTCGCTTACCATAGACCTTGCTTTGGGGCGAGGCGGTATACCGCGCGGACGAATAACCGAGATATACGGTCCCGAATCGTCGGGCAAGACGACCGTTGCGCTGCATATACTTGCTTCCGCTCAGAAGCAGGGCGGTATAGTTGCATTTATCGATGCGGAACACGCGCTCGACCCCGAATATGCGTCGGCGATAGGCGTTGATATGGACTCGCTGCTCGTTTCCCAGCCAGACAGCGGCGAGCAGGCATTTGAGATAGTAGAGGCGCTTGTGCGCTCGAACGCCATCGACGCCATTGTGATAGACTCTGTAGCGGCGCTCGTATCGAATGCAGAGCTTGACGGCGACATGGGCGACACTCATGTGGGCAGACATGCGCGTATGATGTCGCAGGCGCTTAAAAAGCTTGCAGGATACATAAATAAGGCGAACGTGGCCGTGATATTCATAAATCAGCTTCGTCAGAAGATCGGCGTTGTATACGGCAATCCCGAGGTAACGACGGGCGGCATGGCGCTTAAATTTTACTCGTCGGTACGTCTTGACGTGCGCCGCGGAGAGCCGATAAAGAGCGGCAGCGAGGTAATAGGAAACCGCACCAGGGTAAAGGTAGTAAAGAGCAAGATCTCGGCTCCGTACCGCGAGGCGGAGTTCGATATGATATACGGCAAGGGCATCTCGCGCGAGGGCGAGCTTCTCGATATTGCGGAGAAACTGGGCATAGTTATAAAAGGCGGCTCATGGTATTCCTACGGGGAGCTGAGACTGGGACAGGGACGCGACAACGCAAAAGAATACATAAAGAGCAATCCCGAGCTTTATGCCGAAATAGAAAAGAAGGTAATGGCCGACCCGGAGGCGCTTAAAAATATTTCTTCGCCCAAAAAGGGCGCAAAGAAGGCGGGATCCAAAAAAGGCGCAGAGGTATCGGTAGATATTTCCGCAGACGATGACGAATAA